A single Cnuibacter physcomitrellae DNA region contains:
- the aroC gene encoding chorismate synthase, translating into MLRWLTSGESHGQELVAIVEGLPSGVPLTLDQIRADLARRKLGYGRGARMKFEQDELAMPGGVVHGRTLGSPISLRIGNTEWSKWTEVMSVEPLEEELPDRGRSARLTRPRPGHADLVGMQKYDFDEARPILERASARETAARVALGAVAKAFLAELGIRLVSHTLAIGPVRVPDGRPLPRPDDVEALDADPVRCFDAETSALMVAEIDDAHKEGDTLGGVVEVLAYGLPPGLGSHVHWDRRLDSQLAAAVMGIQAIKGVEVGDGFETTRRRGSKAHDELYREGDDITRTSDRAGGTEGGMSTGTVLRVRAGMKPIATVPHALHTIDVATGEDAAAHHQRSDVCAVPAAGVVAEAMTALVLANSVLEKFGGDSIGETRRNLESYLEHIPAALRTAVAVP; encoded by the coding sequence ATGCTCCGTTGGCTCACCTCCGGCGAGTCCCACGGGCAGGAGCTCGTCGCGATCGTCGAGGGCCTGCCGTCGGGAGTCCCGCTCACCCTCGATCAGATCCGCGCCGACCTCGCCCGCCGCAAGCTGGGCTACGGCCGTGGCGCGCGCATGAAGTTCGAGCAGGACGAGCTGGCGATGCCGGGCGGGGTGGTCCACGGCCGCACCCTCGGCAGCCCGATCTCGCTGCGCATCGGCAACACCGAGTGGTCCAAGTGGACCGAGGTCATGAGCGTCGAGCCCCTCGAGGAGGAGCTCCCCGATCGGGGTCGGAGCGCGCGCCTCACGCGCCCCCGCCCGGGCCACGCCGACCTCGTGGGCATGCAGAAGTACGACTTCGACGAAGCCCGTCCCATCCTCGAGCGGGCGAGCGCCCGCGAGACCGCGGCGCGTGTGGCACTGGGCGCCGTGGCGAAGGCGTTCCTGGCCGAGCTCGGCATCCGCCTGGTCAGCCACACCCTGGCGATCGGGCCGGTGCGCGTGCCCGACGGCCGACCACTCCCACGCCCGGACGACGTCGAGGCGCTCGACGCCGATCCGGTGCGCTGCTTCGACGCCGAGACCAGCGCCCTGATGGTCGCCGAGATCGACGACGCCCACAAGGAGGGCGACACCCTGGGTGGTGTGGTCGAGGTGCTCGCCTACGGGCTGCCCCCGGGGCTCGGGTCGCACGTGCACTGGGACCGTCGACTCGACTCGCAGCTCGCCGCTGCCGTGATGGGCATCCAGGCCATCAAGGGCGTCGAGGTGGGCGACGGCTTCGAGACGACCCGTCGCCGCGGCTCGAAGGCCCACGACGAGCTGTACCGCGAGGGTGACGACATCACCCGCACGTCCGACCGTGCGGGCGGCACCGAGGGCGGCATGTCGACCGGGACGGTGCTCCGCGTCCGTGCCGGCATGAAGCCGATCGCCACCGTCCCGCATGCCCTGCACACGATCGACGTGGCGACGGGCGAGGACGCTGCGGCTCACCACCAGCGCTCCGACGTGTGCGCCGTCCCCGCGGCGGGCGTCGTCGCGGAGGCGATGACGGCTCTCGTGCTCGCGAACTCGGTGCTCGAGAAGTTCGGCGGCGACTCGATCGGCGAGACCCGTCGCAACCTCGAGTCGTACCTCGAGCACATCCCGGCCGCGCTGCGCACGGCCGTCGCCGTGCCGTGA
- the ruvX gene encoding Holliday junction resolvase RuvX yields MRTGVRLGVDVGRARIGLARTDPHAMLATPVETVRRADDGSDLARIAAVIAELEPIEIVVGLPLSMSGAETASTTDSREFAARLAALGDVPVRLVDERLTTVSAQSALHRSGRTTRSSRQVIDQVAAVILVQHAIDAERSTGSPPGSLVPASPQTPSPTPEDRTP; encoded by the coding sequence GTGCGGACGGGCGTCCGTCTCGGCGTCGATGTGGGCAGAGCCCGCATCGGGCTGGCGCGGACCGACCCGCACGCCATGCTGGCCACGCCTGTCGAGACGGTCCGGCGCGCCGACGACGGTTCCGATCTGGCCCGCATCGCCGCCGTCATCGCCGAGCTCGAGCCGATCGAGATCGTGGTGGGCCTGCCGCTGTCGATGAGCGGCGCCGAGACCGCCTCCACCACCGACTCCCGCGAGTTCGCGGCCAGGCTGGCCGCCCTCGGCGACGTGCCCGTGCGGCTGGTCGACGAGCGTCTGACCACGGTCTCCGCCCAGTCGGCGCTGCACCGGAGCGGACGCACCACCCGGTCGTCGCGTCAGGTGATCGATCAAGTGGCCGCGGTTATACTCGTGCAGCACGCCATCGACGCCGAGCGGTCGACCGGGAGCCCTCCGGGTTCCCTCGTCCCGGCGAGTCCCCAGACCCCGTCCCCCACCCCCGAGGACCGAACTCCGTGA
- a CDS encoding shikimate dehydrogenase family protein: MTLRFAVLGSPIAHSRSPLLHRAAFDVLSVEAEYGRSELGEGRLATFVEGLDGDWRGLSLTMPLKEDALRLADEVDEVARLSGAANTLLLAERDGRRRVSAFNTDVYGIVEALAAAGVTRARQVLVLGGGATARSAAVAAAQLGAEHVDVVVRDPGRASSVVEVAHRSGLSVDVHPLATAGDDLRPDLTLSTLPGGTGAEHRLAGWAAPSSGPLLDVAYDPWPSPLAELWARAGSVAVSGLDMLMHQAVAQERIWWNGDPLTPLPREDAVIAAMREAVTAAA; the protein is encoded by the coding sequence GTGACGCTCCGCTTCGCGGTGCTCGGCTCGCCGATCGCGCACTCTCGGTCGCCCCTGCTGCACCGGGCCGCGTTCGACGTGCTCTCCGTGGAGGCGGAGTACGGGCGGAGCGAGCTCGGCGAGGGCCGGCTGGCCACGTTCGTCGAGGGCCTCGACGGCGACTGGCGCGGGCTGTCGCTGACGATGCCGCTCAAGGAGGACGCCCTGAGGCTGGCCGACGAGGTCGACGAGGTGGCGCGCCTCTCCGGTGCGGCCAACACACTGCTCCTCGCGGAGCGGGACGGCCGCCGTCGAGTGTCGGCGTTCAACACCGACGTCTACGGGATCGTCGAGGCCCTCGCCGCCGCGGGCGTCACGCGTGCCCGTCAGGTGCTGGTCCTCGGCGGTGGCGCCACCGCGCGCTCGGCCGCGGTGGCGGCCGCGCAGCTGGGCGCCGAGCACGTCGACGTCGTGGTCCGCGATCCCGGCCGTGCGAGCAGCGTGGTCGAGGTGGCGCACCGGTCGGGACTGAGCGTCGACGTGCATCCGCTGGCGACGGCCGGCGACGATCTCCGGCCGGACCTCACCCTTTCGACCCTCCCGGGCGGCACGGGCGCCGAGCACCGGCTCGCCGGCTGGGCCGCACCGTCGTCGGGCCCGCTCCTCGACGTGGCGTACGACCCGTGGCCGAGCCCGCTCGCAGAGCTCTGGGCGCGCGCCGGCTCCGTCGCGGTGTCGGGTCTCGACATGCTGATGCACCAGGCCGTGGCCCAGGAGCGGATCTGGTGGAACGGCGATCCGCTGACCCCGCTCCCGCGGGAGGACGCGGTGATCGCCGCGATGCGGGAGGCCGTCACCGCCGCTGCGTGA
- a CDS encoding shikimate kinase, whose amino-acid sequence MTVVLIGPPASGKSRIGKRIARVLGTAFVDTDSRVAAAHGPIPDIFASHGEPHFRSLERAEVVAALATDAVVAFGGGAVLDPDTQHDLSGHDVVLFTVDPSAVAARLTNGKRPLVPDVDAWIRVWERRRDLYERLADVTFDTTSRPTDDIALEVADWVRERSTAGSATPPDAARSSDLSTPVSSTEERR is encoded by the coding sequence GTGACCGTCGTCCTCATCGGGCCCCCGGCATCCGGCAAGTCCCGCATCGGCAAGCGGATCGCCCGCGTGCTCGGGACAGCCTTCGTCGACACCGACTCGCGCGTGGCCGCCGCCCACGGGCCGATCCCCGACATCTTCGCCAGCCACGGTGAACCGCACTTCCGGTCGCTCGAGCGTGCCGAGGTGGTGGCGGCCCTCGCGACGGATGCGGTGGTCGCCTTCGGGGGAGGCGCGGTGCTCGACCCCGACACCCAGCACGACCTCTCCGGGCACGACGTCGTGCTCTTCACGGTCGACCCGTCCGCCGTGGCGGCTCGGCTCACGAACGGCAAGCGCCCTCTCGTCCCCGACGTCGACGCCTGGATCCGGGTGTGGGAGCGACGTCGTGACCTCTACGAGCGGCTCGCGGACGTGACCTTCGACACGACGTCCCGCCCGACCGACGACATCGCCCTCGAGGTCGCGGACTGGGTGCGGGAGCGCTCGACCGCAGGTTCCGCCACCCCGCCCGACGCCGCCCGGTCGAGCGATCTCTCAACCCCCGTCTCGAGCACCGAGGAGCGCCGATGA
- the alaS gene encoding alanine--tRNA ligase, with the protein MQTADIRSRWLDFFGSRGHTVVPSASLVSDDPSLLFTVAGMVPFIPYLSGLVPAPYPRATSVQKCIRTLDIEEVGKTTRHGTFFQMNGNFSFGDYFKEGAIGYAWELLTSSEADGGLGFDEKDLWVTVYQDDDEAIDLWKRVAGLPDERIQRFGKEDNYWSTGQPGPAGPCSEIYFDRGPRYGAEGGPAADENRYIEIWNLVFMQYLRGEGTSKTEFEILGELPRKNIDTGMGLERVAFLKQGVENVYEIDQIRPVLDRAAELSGKRYGADHDDDVRMRVVADHVRSSLMLMSDGVTPSNEGRGYILRRLLRRTVRSMRLLGVDTATMPELLTASRDAMKAAYPEVETEYARISRSAYAEEESFLRTLTGGTTILDTAVSSTKSRGDDVLAGDTAFLLHDTYGFPIDLTLEIAEESGLAVDRVAFESLMAEQKQRAKADAKAKKLGITDLSVYSEFRALGETVFRGYDSLETESRILGLIVDGRSVSSAVAGEQVEVILAETSLWAESGGQEADAGAIVGDGFELTVLDVQKPVKGLVSHRTEVASGQVAVGDLARSVVDPQWRRGATQAHSATHIIHAALRQVLGEEAHQAGSYNKAGYMRLDFGWSQPLSAETRTEIEEIANLAIRDDLEVVTRELPIDEARSMGAMALFGEKYGDVVRMVDIGGPWSRELCAGTHVSSSSEIAMINLQSESSVGSANRRIEALVGIDAFREFAAERALVSQLTSTLKAPRDEITTRITDLMASLKAAEKRIAAYESAALAGRVPALAATARRVGDVLLVTEDVGELNSADDLRSLVTSVRTELAAQPAVIALAATVGPKPAVIVATTESARSAGAKAGALAKTAAGVLGGGGGGKDDLAQGGGSDPAQIPAALSAIERQVAG; encoded by the coding sequence ATGCAGACCGCTGACATCCGCTCCCGCTGGCTCGACTTCTTCGGGAGCAGGGGTCACACCGTCGTGCCCTCGGCGTCGCTCGTCAGCGACGACCCGTCGCTGCTGTTCACCGTGGCCGGAATGGTCCCCTTCATCCCGTATCTCTCGGGTCTCGTGCCCGCGCCGTACCCGCGCGCGACGAGCGTGCAGAAGTGCATCCGCACCCTCGACATCGAGGAGGTCGGGAAGACCACGCGGCACGGCACGTTCTTCCAGATGAACGGCAACTTCTCCTTCGGCGACTACTTCAAGGAGGGGGCGATCGGGTACGCCTGGGAGCTCCTGACGTCGTCGGAGGCCGACGGCGGTCTGGGCTTCGACGAGAAGGACCTCTGGGTCACCGTCTACCAGGACGACGACGAGGCCATCGATCTGTGGAAGCGCGTCGCCGGGCTGCCCGACGAGCGGATCCAGCGCTTCGGCAAGGAGGACAACTACTGGTCGACCGGCCAGCCCGGCCCCGCCGGCCCCTGCTCCGAGATCTACTTCGACCGCGGTCCCCGTTACGGCGCCGAGGGCGGCCCCGCCGCCGACGAGAACCGGTACATCGAGATCTGGAACCTCGTCTTCATGCAGTACCTGCGCGGCGAGGGGACGTCGAAGACCGAGTTCGAGATCCTCGGCGAGCTGCCTCGGAAGAACATCGACACCGGCATGGGGCTCGAGCGCGTCGCGTTCCTCAAGCAGGGCGTCGAGAACGTCTACGAGATCGACCAGATCCGCCCGGTCCTCGATCGCGCCGCCGAGCTCTCGGGGAAGCGCTACGGCGCCGACCACGACGACGACGTGCGGATGCGTGTGGTCGCCGACCACGTGCGCTCCTCTCTGATGCTGATGTCCGACGGAGTGACCCCGTCGAACGAGGGACGCGGATACATCCTGCGACGGCTCCTGCGTCGCACCGTCCGGTCCATGCGGCTCCTGGGGGTCGACACCGCGACCATGCCCGAGCTGCTCACCGCGTCGCGCGACGCGATGAAGGCGGCGTACCCCGAGGTCGAGACCGAGTACGCTCGCATCTCCCGCAGCGCCTACGCCGAGGAGGAGTCCTTCCTCCGCACGCTCACCGGCGGCACGACGATCCTCGACACGGCCGTCAGCTCCACGAAGTCCCGGGGCGACGACGTGCTGGCCGGCGACACCGCCTTCCTCCTCCACGACACCTACGGCTTCCCGATCGACCTCACGCTCGAGATCGCCGAGGAGTCGGGTCTCGCCGTCGACCGGGTGGCGTTCGAGTCGCTCATGGCCGAGCAGAAGCAGCGGGCCAAGGCCGACGCCAAGGCGAAGAAGCTCGGCATCACCGATCTGTCCGTCTACAGCGAGTTCCGTGCGCTCGGCGAGACCGTTTTCCGCGGCTACGACTCCCTCGAGACCGAGAGCCGCATCCTCGGCCTCATCGTCGACGGGCGGTCGGTCTCCTCCGCCGTGGCGGGGGAGCAGGTCGAGGTCATCCTCGCCGAGACCAGTCTCTGGGCCGAGTCGGGTGGCCAGGAGGCGGATGCGGGCGCCATCGTGGGCGACGGGTTCGAGCTGACCGTCCTCGACGTCCAGAAGCCGGTCAAGGGCCTCGTCTCGCACCGCACCGAGGTGGCCAGCGGCCAGGTCGCGGTCGGCGACCTCGCCCGCTCGGTCGTCGACCCCCAGTGGCGACGCGGGGCCACGCAGGCGCACTCCGCGACCCACATCATCCACGCGGCTCTGCGTCAGGTCCTCGGCGAGGAGGCGCACCAGGCGGGCTCGTACAACAAGGCGGGCTACATGCGGCTCGACTTCGGCTGGTCGCAGCCGCTGTCGGCCGAGACCCGGACCGAGATCGAGGAGATCGCGAACCTCGCCATCCGCGACGACCTCGAGGTCGTGACCCGCGAGCTCCCGATCGACGAGGCTCGCTCGATGGGGGCGATGGCCCTGTTCGGCGAGAAGTACGGCGACGTCGTGCGCATGGTCGACATCGGCGGCCCCTGGTCGCGCGAGCTCTGCGCCGGGACGCACGTGTCGTCCAGCTCCGAGATCGCGATGATCAACCTCCAGTCCGAGTCGAGCGTCGGCTCGGCCAACCGCCGCATCGAGGCCCTCGTCGGCATCGACGCGTTCCGCGAGTTCGCCGCCGAGCGTGCCCTCGTCTCGCAGCTGACGTCGACCCTGAAGGCCCCGCGCGACGAGATCACCACGCGCATCACCGACCTCATGGCGAGCCTCAAGGCGGCCGAGAAGCGCATCGCCGCCTACGAGTCCGCCGCTCTCGCGGGTCGCGTTCCGGCACTCGCCGCGACCGCGCGACGAGTCGGCGACGTGCTGCTCGTCACCGAGGACGTCGGCGAGCTGAACTCCGCCGACGACCTGCGCTCGCTGGTCACCTCGGTCCGGACCGAGCTCGCTGCGCAGCCGGCGGTGATCGCCCTGGCCGCGACCGTGGGCCCGAAGCCCGCGGTGATCGTCGCCACGACCGAGTCCGCCCGCAGTGCCGGCGCGAAGGCCGGGGCTCTGGCGAAGACGGCGGCAGGCGTGCTGGGCGGCGGTGGCGGCGGCAAGGACGACCTGGCACAGGGCGGCGGCAGCGATCCCGCTCAGATCCCGGCGGCGCTGTCGGCCATCGAGCGACAGGTCGCGGGCTGA
- the rpsD gene encoding 30S ribosomal protein S4, translating to MTSTSRTRSKTRLSRALGIPLTPKAARYLEKRPYAPGEHGRSKRKADSDYAVRLREKQRLRAQYGIREKQLRIAFNEARRTQGLTGENLVELLEMRLDALVLRAGFARTTAQARQMVVHRHILVDGKLVDRPSFRVKPGQLIHVKPRSEGTEPFQVAAAGGHAEVLPKTPGYLEVELDKLQARLVRRPKRAEVPVTCEVQLVVEYYAAR from the coding sequence GTGACTTCCACGTCGCGTACGCGCAGCAAGACCCGTCTCTCGCGCGCCCTGGGCATCCCGCTCACCCCGAAGGCCGCCCGCTACCTCGAGAAGCGCCCCTACGCCCCCGGCGAGCACGGCCGCTCGAAGCGCAAGGCCGACTCCGACTACGCCGTCCGTCTGCGCGAGAAGCAGCGTCTGCGCGCCCAGTACGGCATCCGCGAGAAGCAGCTCCGCATCGCGTTCAACGAGGCGCGCCGCACCCAGGGCCTGACCGGTGAGAACCTGGTCGAGCTCCTCGAGATGCGCCTCGACGCCCTCGTGCTGCGTGCCGGCTTCGCCCGCACCACCGCTCAGGCCCGCCAGATGGTCGTGCACCGCCACATCCTCGTCGACGGCAAGCTGGTCGACCGCCCGTCCTTCCGCGTGAAGCCGGGTCAGCTCATCCACGTGAAGCCCCGCTCCGAGGGCACCGAGCCCTTCCAGGTGGCGGCCGCCGGCGGTCACGCCGAGGTCCTGCCGAAGACCCCGGGCTACCTCGAGGTCGAGCTCGACAAGCTCCAGGCGCGCCTCGTGCGCCGCCCGAAGCGCGCCGAGGTCCCCGTGACCTGTGAGGTGCAGCTGGTCGTCGAGTACTACGCGGCGCGCTAG
- the mltG gene encoding endolytic transglycosylase MltG — protein sequence MQTPTRRSRSHRSGKGPRRWVVPLIVTVVIVGLLGGAGVFLYNTFGAQVQSMLAGKESDDYTGSGTGEVMFVINSGDDGSVIAENLQAADVVKSSGTFYDLLLQSDPVFQPGTYKLASQMSSRAALDALQDPANKVDYTATIPEGTTAAGVLQILADATGMPLADFQAAAANYTALGVPAEAPSIEGFLFPATYTFEPGQTPTDMLQAMVNRTFQSLDTAGVAPADRFRVLTLAALIQKEAGSDEDMYKVSRVFLNRIDQGMNLQSDATVAYGAGHTNVETTQAERDDASNPYNTYANPGLPVGPISNPGDVAIDAALHPADGPWLYFVTVNLDTGETVFSTTEAEHDAAVQQLQEWWAEHPEYR from the coding sequence GTGCAGACGCCCACGCGCCGCAGTCGCAGCCACCGCTCGGGCAAGGGGCCACGCCGGTGGGTGGTGCCGCTCATCGTCACCGTCGTCATCGTCGGCCTCCTCGGCGGCGCCGGCGTCTTCCTGTACAACACCTTCGGCGCGCAGGTGCAGTCGATGCTCGCGGGCAAGGAGTCCGACGACTACACCGGCTCCGGCACCGGCGAGGTGATGTTCGTCATCAACTCCGGCGACGACGGCTCGGTCATCGCCGAGAACCTGCAGGCCGCCGACGTGGTGAAGTCGTCGGGCACGTTCTACGACCTGCTCCTCCAGTCGGACCCCGTGTTCCAGCCCGGCACCTACAAGCTCGCGAGCCAGATGAGCTCGAGGGCGGCGCTCGATGCGCTGCAGGACCCGGCGAACAAGGTCGACTACACCGCGACGATCCCCGAGGGCACCACGGCCGCCGGGGTGCTCCAGATCCTCGCCGACGCCACCGGCATGCCCCTGGCCGACTTCCAGGCCGCGGCCGCGAACTACACCGCACTGGGCGTTCCCGCCGAGGCGCCGAGCATCGAGGGGTTCCTCTTCCCGGCGACCTACACGTTCGAGCCGGGACAGACGCCCACCGACATGCTCCAGGCGATGGTGAACCGGACCTTCCAGTCGCTCGACACGGCGGGCGTCGCCCCGGCCGACCGCTTCCGGGTCCTCACTCTCGCGGCGCTCATCCAGAAGGAGGCGGGGAGCGACGAGGACATGTACAAGGTCTCCCGCGTCTTCCTCAACCGGATCGACCAGGGGATGAACCTCCAGTCGGATGCGACGGTGGCCTACGGCGCCGGCCACACGAACGTCGAGACCACGCAGGCGGAACGCGACGACGCCTCCAACCCGTACAACACCTACGCCAACCCGGGGCTCCCGGTCGGTCCGATCTCGAACCCGGGCGACGTGGCCATCGACGCGGCGCTCCACCCGGCCGACGGCCCGTGGCTCTACTTCGTGACGGTCAACCTCGACACCGGTGAGACGGTGTTCTCGACCACGGAGGCGGAGCACGACGCCGCCGTCCAGCAGCTGCAGGAGTGGTGGGCAGAGCACCCGGAGTACCGGTGA
- the aroB gene encoding 3-dehydroquinate synthase gives MTAEPTTIRVTGADPYDITVGRGVLDRVASALDGGVRKVLVVHPPTLAALAAQLREQLQDAGDLEVLLAEVPDAEAGKRVEVAAFCWQVMGQADFTRTDAVVGFGGGAVTDLAGFVAATWLRGVRLVQVPTTLLGMVDAAVGGKTGINTAEGKNLVGSFYAPHAVVAELDILDSLPRNEILAGMAEVVKCGFIAEPEILDILETDVDRATDPTGEEIRRLVELSIGVKARVVSSDFKEAGLREILNYGHTLGHAIEHAERYQWRHGAAVSVGMMFAAELSRLTRGLGDSVVDRHREILTSLTLPIQYPAGRWNQLLATMQRDKKSRAGMLRFIVLDDIARPTVLQGPETALLFTAYQEIAS, from the coding sequence ATGACCGCCGAGCCCACGACCATCCGGGTGACCGGGGCCGATCCCTACGACATCACGGTGGGCCGCGGCGTGCTCGACCGCGTCGCCTCGGCCCTCGACGGCGGGGTCCGCAAGGTGCTGGTGGTGCATCCACCCACCCTCGCCGCCCTCGCCGCGCAGCTGCGCGAGCAGCTCCAGGACGCCGGCGACCTCGAGGTGCTGCTCGCGGAGGTCCCCGACGCCGAGGCCGGCAAGCGGGTCGAGGTGGCGGCGTTCTGCTGGCAGGTCATGGGCCAGGCCGACTTCACCCGCACGGATGCGGTGGTCGGCTTCGGCGGGGGAGCGGTCACGGATCTCGCGGGCTTCGTGGCGGCGACGTGGCTGCGCGGCGTGCGTCTCGTGCAGGTCCCGACGACGCTCCTCGGCATGGTCGACGCGGCCGTCGGCGGCAAGACCGGCATCAACACCGCGGAGGGCAAGAACCTCGTCGGCTCCTTCTACGCGCCGCACGCGGTGGTCGCGGAGCTCGACATCCTCGACAGCCTGCCCCGCAACGAGATCCTGGCGGGCATGGCGGAGGTCGTGAAGTGCGGCTTCATCGCCGAGCCCGAGATCCTCGACATCCTCGAGACCGACGTCGATCGGGCCACCGACCCGACCGGCGAGGAGATCCGCCGGCTCGTCGAGCTCTCGATCGGGGTGAAGGCGCGCGTCGTCTCGTCCGACTTCAAGGAAGCGGGCCTCCGCGAGATCCTCAACTACGGCCACACCCTCGGGCACGCGATCGAGCACGCGGAGCGCTACCAGTGGCGCCACGGCGCCGCGGTCTCCGTCGGCATGATGTTCGCGGCCGAGCTCTCGCGGCTGACGCGCGGCCTCGGCGACTCCGTCGTCGACCGGCACCGGGAGATCCTCACCTCCCTCACCCTCCCCATCCAGTACCCGGCGGGTCGCTGGAACCAGCTCCTGGCGACCATGCAGCGCGACAAGAAGTCGCGTGCGGGGATGCTGCGGTTCATCGTCCTCGACGACATCGCCCGCCCCACGGTGCTCCAGGGCCCCGAGACCGCGCTGCTCTTCACCGCGTACCAGGAGATCGCGTCATGA
- a CDS encoding DUF948 domain-containing protein, whose protein sequence is MSGGDIAGLIAAGVFAVLVGLIAVPLIKLGGVFDQTRDSIKDVSDGITPILSESTVTIQEANKQLVRVDAITRNVEEVTGNVSSLVALFAASVGGPLIKLAGFSAAVRAALIGGKDPDGSRKAGKKRSRA, encoded by the coding sequence ATGTCCGGAGGCGACATCGCAGGTCTCATCGCGGCGGGGGTGTTCGCCGTGCTGGTCGGGCTGATCGCCGTGCCGCTCATCAAGCTCGGGGGAGTCTTCGACCAGACCCGCGACTCCATCAAGGACGTCTCCGACGGCATCACCCCGATCCTGTCCGAGAGCACCGTCACGATCCAGGAGGCGAACAAGCAGCTGGTCCGGGTCGACGCGATCACCAGGAACGTCGAGGAGGTCACCGGCAACGTCTCCTCGCTGGTCGCCCTGTTCGCCGCCTCGGTCGGCGGTCCGCTCATCAAGCTGGCCGGCTTCTCCGCCGCCGTCCGTGCCGCGCTGATCGGGGGCAAGGATCCTGACGGCTCCAGGAAGGCTGGCAAGAAGCGCTCCCGCGCGTGA
- a CDS encoding replication-associated recombination protein A: protein MTLHQAGLHSGSVPLAVRMRPRSLDEVAGQKHLLRPGSPLVTLASDTGNAQGSVSVILWGPPGTGKTTLAQAIAHSSGRKFVELSAVTAGVKDVRQVMDDAFRNRDLYGLSTVLFLDEIHRFTKAQQDALLPGVENGWVILVAATTENPSFSVISPLLSRSLLLTLEQLTDDDLAMLVDRAVADDRGLRGAVRLDDGARDAIVRLASGDARRALTALEASATSVLATSRSGAEDDGEGDGDGEADDEPPLITAEAVAQSVDRALLRYDRNGDEHYDVISAFIKSVRGSDVDAALHYLARMIEAGEDPRFIARRIIVLAAEDIGIADPQGLQIAVAAADAVQFIGMPEGRIPLAEAVVYLATAPKSNAAYVGIDAAIADVKAGRFGRVPKHLRDAHYAGAKRLGHGKGYRYPHDDDLGVVAQQYLPDELADRVYYRPTDHGNERDVAARLAKLRDITKPGGGSGRSGRSGS, encoded by the coding sequence ATGACCCTTCACCAAGCCGGATTGCACTCCGGCTCCGTCCCGCTCGCGGTGCGGATGAGGCCGCGCAGCCTCGACGAGGTCGCGGGTCAGAAGCACCTCCTCCGCCCCGGGTCGCCCCTCGTGACGCTCGCGTCCGACACCGGCAACGCGCAGGGATCGGTGTCCGTGATCCTCTGGGGCCCTCCCGGCACGGGGAAGACGACCCTGGCCCAGGCGATCGCGCACAGCTCGGGCCGCAAGTTCGTCGAGCTCTCGGCCGTGACCGCCGGTGTGAAGGACGTCCGTCAGGTGATGGACGACGCCTTCCGCAACCGCGACCTCTACGGCCTGTCGACGGTGCTCTTCCTCGACGAGATCCACCGCTTCACCAAGGCCCAGCAGGACGCTCTGCTGCCGGGCGTCGAGAACGGCTGGGTCATCCTCGTCGCGGCCACCACCGAGAACCCGTCGTTCTCCGTGATCTCGCCGCTGCTCTCCCGGTCGCTCCTGCTCACGCTCGAGCAGCTCACCGACGACGACCTCGCCATGCTGGTCGACCGGGCGGTGGCCGACGACCGGGGGCTCCGCGGCGCGGTCCGCCTCGACGACGGGGCGCGAGACGCGATCGTCCGCCTCGCCTCCGGCGACGCCCGCCGCGCGCTCACGGCGCTCGAGGCCTCCGCAACGAGCGTGCTCGCCACGAGCCGGAGCGGCGCCGAGGACGACGGCGAAGGAGACGGCGACGGCGAGGCAGACGACGAACCGCCTCTCATCACCGCGGAGGCGGTGGCGCAGTCGGTCGATCGGGCCCTTCTGCGCTACGACCGCAACGGCGACGAGCACTACGACGTCATCAGCGCGTTCATCAAGTCCGTCCGCGGGTCGGACGTCGACGCCGCCCTCCACTACCTCGCCCGCATGATCGAGGCGGGGGAGGACCCGCGCTTCATCGCCCGCCGCATCATCGTGCTCGCTGCGGAGGACATCGGGATCGCCGACCCGCAGGGACTCCAGATCGCCGTGGCCGCCGCCGACGCGGTGCAGTTCATCGGGATGCCGGAGGGGCGCATCCCCCTCGCCGAGGCCGTCGTCTACCTCGCCACCGCGCCGAAGTCGAACGCCGCCTACGTCGGGATCGACGCGGCGATCGCCGACGTGAAGGCAGGACGGTTCGGCCGTGTCCCGAAGCACCTGCGCGACGCCCACTACGCCGGCGCCAAGCGTCTCGGTCACGGGAAGGGCTACCGGTATCCGCACGACGACGACCTCGGCGTCGTCGCGCAGCAGTACCTCCCCGACGAGCTGGCCGATCGCGTCTACTACCGTCCGACCGACCACGGCAACGAACGCGACGTGGCCGCCAGGCTGGCGAAGCTCCGCGACATCACGAAGCCCGGCGGCGGTTCGGGCAGATCGGGTCGATCGGGCTCCTGA